The proteins below are encoded in one region of Streptomyces cyanogenus:
- a CDS encoding cytidine deaminase, protein MTPDAGFDWEALRAEAREAMSHAYAPYSGYPVGVAALVDDGRTVTGCNVENASYGLGLCAECGLVSQLQRTGGGRLTHFTCVDGNGALLVPCGRCRQLLYEFGGPDLLLDTPAGVLPLSEMLPQAFGPDHLNK, encoded by the coding sequence GTGACGCCGGACGCCGGGTTCGACTGGGAGGCGCTGCGCGCCGAGGCACGGGAGGCCATGTCCCACGCCTACGCCCCCTACTCGGGCTACCCGGTCGGCGTGGCCGCCCTGGTCGACGACGGCCGCACCGTCACCGGCTGCAACGTCGAGAACGCCTCGTACGGCCTCGGCCTGTGCGCCGAGTGCGGGCTGGTCTCCCAGCTGCAGCGCACGGGCGGCGGCCGGCTGACGCACTTCACCTGCGTCGACGGCAACGGCGCCCTGCTGGTCCCGTGCGGCCGGTGCCGCCAGCTGCTCTACGAGTTCGGCGGCCCGGACCTGCTCCTGGACACCCCCGCGGGCGTCCTCCCGCTCTCCGAGATGCTGCCCCAGGCCTTCGGCCCGGACCATCTCAACAAGTAA